The Epilithonimonas zeae genome contains the following window.
ACGTGGAACGGGATACGCAAAAAGGAATTATCATCGGTCACAAAGGCGAAGCTATTAAAAAAGTAGGAACAGAGGCAAGAATAGATTTGGAAAAATTCTTTGGGAAAAAAATCCATCTCAATCTGTTTGTGAAAGTCAAAAAAGACTGGCGAAAAAATGACAGAGACCTGAAAAATTTCGGTTACCGATAAAAAAATTAAATCCTTTGCTACAAAGGATTTTTTTTATTTTTAATATGGAGCGAAGTCAGTTTAATCAAACCATTGAGCAACATAATCCTTGATAATCACCCAAAAGTTTTTGCCAAGAAAATAGATTAGTGTAGAAGTGATGATACCTTTTACTGTAAAAAAAATAATTCCACCTATTCCAAATTTTTTCAGCAGACTTTTCCACTTCGGCAATTTCTTTTCTTCGGTCGTCTGTAGTTGGTCTTCCATCTTTTATTTTTTTCAAAAATATGAAAATTTATGTAATTTAGACTCATTCAAAATTATAAATTATCCTTAATTTATAGATGTTTGAGTGACTGATATCAAATTAAATTTATTGATAACATCCTTTTTCACAAATTAATTATCTTTTTACTATCTCAAAGCAATAATAATTGCTAAATGTTTACTAACGATTGTTAGCTTTTGATTTTGCTGGTCGAAATATATTTTTATCTTAGGGACTCTAAAAAAATTAAAATTTATGTCCTCGATTTCAATATTAGAAAACCTGAAAAGATTAGGCATTTCAACAGAAAACAATGGTACTTCTACCGGATTAGAATTTTTCTCATCTGGGCAAAATATAGACAGTTTCTCTCCGGTTGACGGAAATAAGATTGCTTCTGTAAAAACTTCCGATGCTGGTGACTACGAAAAAGTAGTAACGAAAGCGCAGGAAGCTTACAGAGAATTCAGACAAGTTCCTTCGCCAAAACGTGGCGATTTGGTTCGACAATTTGGAAATAAACTAAGAGAATACAAAGACGACCTAGGTAAATTGGTTTCTTATGAGATGGGGAAATCTTTGCAGGAAGGTCTTGGCGAAGTTCAGGAAATGATTGATATCTGTGACTTTGCAGTTGGATTATCGCGCCAGCTTCACGGTTACACAATGCATTCCGAAAGACCAGGTCATAGGATGTACGAGCAATATCATCCATTGGGGATTGTAGGTGTAATTTCCGCATTCAATTTTCCGGTTGCAGTTTGGAGCTGGAACGCTGCTTTAGCTTGGATTTGTGGAAACGTTGTTATTTGGAAACCATCAGAAAAAACACCACTTTGTGCGATCGCTTGCCAAAATATTTTCGCTGAGGTTACAAGAGAAAATGGACTTCCGGAAGGGATTTCTAGTCTTGTAATTGCTGACCATGAAATTGGAGACAAATTAGTCAATGATAAGAGAATTGCTTTGGTCTCTTTCACAGGTTCTACAAGAGTTGGAAGAATTGTAGGAAAAAATGTAGCAGAACGTTTCGGAAAATCGATTCTGGAATTGGGTGGAAATAATGCCATCATCATTACAGAAAATGCCGACCTTAATATGTCAATCATCGGTGCCGTTTTCGGTGCCGTTGGAACGGCTGGACAAAGATGTACTTCTACAAGACGTTTGATTATCCACGAATCTGTTTATGATGAAGTTAAAAATCGTTTGGTAAAAGCTTACGGACAATTGAAAATCGGAAATCCTTTGGATGAAACTAATCACGTTGGTCCATTGATTGACAAATCAGCGGTTAAACAATATCAAGATTCTATCGAGAAATGTAAGTCTGAAGGCGGAAACTTCATCGTAGAAGGTGGCGTTTTGGAAGGCGATAATTACAATTCTGGTTGCTACGTAAAACCTTGTATCGCTGAGGTTGAGAACGGTTACGAAATTGTTCAGCACGAGACATTTGCGCCAATTCTTTATTTGATTAAATACAAAACATTAGAAGAAGCAATTGCTATCCAAAATGATGTCCCGCAAGGTTTGAGTTCTGCAATAATGACACAAAATCTTCGCGAAGCAGAATTGTTCCTTTCAAACGGAGGTTCAGATTGTGGCATTGCGAACGTCAATATTGGAACTTCAGGCGCTGAAATAGGTGGCGCTTTTGGTGGCGAAAAAGAAACCGGCGGCGGAAGAGAATCTGGTTCCGATGTCTGGAAATATTATATGAGAAGACAAACCAATACGATTAATTATACGAGCAGTTTGCCTTTGGCTCAAGGAATCAAATTTGATTTAGATTAGAATTGTTGAAAGTTATTTTTTTTTAAATTATTATTATTTTGATGAAAGTAGTATTACTATTTATTTTATTTTCTAATTTTTTATTTGCACAAAATAAATTTGATAGTTTAACCTCAAAAATAAAAAATTTAGAATGGATGCGAAATTTAAAAAACACTGAAAATAAAGGTGAAAAAATTCAATTAATTATAAAAAAAATTAAAACTGATTCAATTGTTCCGCAAAATTTAATTTCTAATGATTTAGTACTAAGAGATGGAGAAGATTTTTCAAATAAATGCAAAATTTTATTTTTTCTTGAGAATAATAAGCATTTAATTCTATTTGATTTGAATAAACAACCAAACTTTTCAATTATACTTAATGTTCTCAATCAAAATACTGTTAAAGAAATTAATTTACTAAATATTGAAGATGCAACAAAATCATATGGAGGTAGGGGTGGTTGTGGAGCAATTATTTTGCATTCAGATAAAAGCAAATTAAGTAAACAAATAGGTGAATTACAAAAAAAAATAAAGAAGGGTCGCAAAAAAAAAGATTTTTAATTAGCGACCAGATTAAGTAAGTAAATATCAATGTAAATTTATCAACTATTAAAATGAACACAATTGTACACGAAAATAAAGTAAAAGAAACCCTCGGAAAACACATCCTTGCAGACGGTTTCGATTTTGTAATGGATTTTGAAAAATCCCACGGTTCCTACATCGTTGACCGTTTGACGGGCAAAGAATATCTTGATATGTTCTCTATGTTCGCATCGGCTTCCGTAGGTTACAATCATCCATACATTTTGGAAAAAGCAAATTGGCTGGGAAGATTAGCAACTTATAAACCAACGCTTAGCGACGTTTATTTGCAGGAATATGCAGATTTTATGGAAGTTTTTTCCAGAGTCGCGATTCCGAAGGAATTACCTTATTGCTTTTTCGTAGAAGGCGGTGCTTTGGCTGTGGAAAATGCTTTGAAGACAGCTTTCGACTGGAAAACCAGAAAGAACTGGCAGAAGAATATTGATAAAGAAGCCGGAATGGTTATCCATTTTAAGCAATCCTTCCACGGAAGAAGCGGTTATACATTGTCTTTGACCAATACTTCTGACCCGAGAAAACACCAGTATTTCCCCAAATTCGATTGGCCAAGAATTACGAATCCAAAACTGAATTTCCCAATTACAGAAGATAATCTGGAGGAAACAATCAAGCACGAGCAATTGGCTCTATTGCATATTCAAGAAGCGATTCTGACAAATCCGGATCAAGTGGCTTGTATTATCATCGAACCAATCCAGGCAGAAGGCGGTGACAATCATTTCAGAAACGAGTTCTTTACTGAATTAAGAAAAATCTGCGATGAAAACGAGATTCTTCTTATCCTTGATGAAGTTCAAACAGGAATTGGAATGACGGGGAAAATGTGGGCTTTCCAGCATCTTGATATTATTCCGGATGTCATTACTTTCGGTAAGAAAACTCAGGTTTGTGGAATTCTAGCCAATAAGGAAAAATTGGATGAAGTAGAACATCACGTTTTCGTAGAAAGTTCCAGAATCAATTCTACATTTGGAGGGAATTTTATTGATATGCTTCGTTTTCAATTAGTTTTAGAAATTATTGAAAATGAAAATCTGATTGAAAATTCTAAAATTGTAGGTGAATTTTTATTAGATGGATTGAAAAAATTAGCGCAGAAATTTCCTGAAAATATTTCTGCTGCAAGAGGAAAAGGTTTAATGTGCGCATTTGATCTAAAAGATGGGGAGTCCAGAGAATGGTTGAGAAGCAAACTTTATGACGAAGGAATTATCATTTTAACTTGTGGTGACCAGTCGCTTAGATTCCGTCCACATCTGAATGTAACAAAAGAAGAAATCCAAATTATTTTAGATAAAATTAATTCAATATTTGAGAATTTAATATAAGGAATTTCAGATTATGGTATTTTTTTCGTAAATTGCTTTGCTTAATAAAAAAATCAAAATCTGAATTATGGATGCAACAACAAGAGTGGCTGTTTACGAAAGTAATAGCCCACAGGAGATTCAGCTAATAAAATTTAGGCTGGAAGATGCAGGAATAAAATGTGATGTAGAGAACTCTTATCTTAGTTTTTTATCTACTCCCACTGCAACCAACACTTTTATTAAAGTCGATATCAAAGACGAAAAAAAAGCATTTGATATCATCGATGAGTATTTAAAATCAAATCAAAATTGATTTCATATTTTTAAATTTTACGTTTTACAGGAATCGGGTTCAAACTGTTTTGAGCCCGATTTTTTTATTTTAAATTTTATTAAGTTTTTTAAATTTTTTCAGTTAAAATTCTTATCATTGTAATATCAATGGGGAATTAGCTCATCTGGCTAGAGCGTTAGACTGGCAGTCTAAAGGTGACGGGTTCGATCCCCGTATTCTCCACTTTGAAACAATCTTCTGAAATTCAGTAGGTTGTTTTTTTTTGTTTGGCAAAAAATTTGCTCATGAAAAAACAAGTAATCAAGTTCATAGAACCTGATTATTGATTAAAGGGGGCACTAGTTGCCCTCTTAATTTCGAATCAATTTACAATCAATATATTTACCTGAGAGAAGTTTCAAAAACTTCTCTCTTTTTTTATTCAAATGTTTGTTTGGAAAATTAAACTAACCTATTTTTGTACAGTAAGCAAAAATTGATTCATATAGAAATATAATTACTCTAAAACAATGTCGAATGAAAAAATCTGTACTGGTAATTATATTTTCAATTATTCTGGTTTCTTGTGGTGCTTCTAAGTCTACAAAAAAATATTCTTACAAAAAGCCAGCAACATCAAAATCTACAAGCCTTAAAAAATTAAATTCCAATTATTCTGGTTCAGTTTCTGGAACAAGATCGTCTGTTTTGGATAATGCAGAAAATTATTTGGGGACACCTTACAAGTATGCTGGAAATACAAAGGCAGGTTTTGATTGCTCAGGTCTGGTTTGTAAAGTGTTTGACGAAAATAAAATTCAAATGCCCAGACGCTCATCTGATCAGGCAAAACAAGGGAAATTAATCAATGTTTCTGAAGCAAGACCCGGCGATCTTTTGTTTTTTGCAACAGCTGGCGGATCTGCTGTGACACACGTTGGAATTGTTCACGATATTTTGAATAATGGGGAGGTGACTTTTATTCATGCCTCAACTTCAAAAGGAGTTATTATTTCATCCCTCAACGAAGCTTATTGGAACAAAGCTTTTCTTTTTGCGAGAAGTGTGCTTTAGATTTATTATTTTTGCGAATATTAAATTAATCCAGATTAAAATCAATCATCATTAATCAATTATCATTTATATAATTATGTCTTTACAGGAAAAAATCGAAAAAGCTTGGGATAACCGTGACCTTTTGAAAGAAGAAGAATATCAGAATGCCGTAAGAGAAGTTGTTGCGAAATTAGATGCAGGAGAATTACGTACCGCTGAACCAACTGAAAACGGCTGGCAAATCAACGAGTGGGTAAAAAAAGGTGTGGTGATGTATTTCCCAATCCAAACAATGGAAACCATAGAAGTTGGTCCATTCGAATTTCACGATAAAATTCCTTTGAAGAAAAATTATGCTGAGAAAGGTGTAAGAGTGGTTCCACATGCAATCGCAAGACACGGAAGTTTTGTTGCAAGTGGCGTGATTATGATGCCTTCTTATGTTAATATCGGTGCTTATGTAGATTCCGGAACAATGGTAGATACGTGGGCAACTGTAGGAAGCTGTGCACAAATTGGCAAAAATGTTCACTTGAGTGGCGGTGTAGGAATTGGCGGTGTTTTGGAACCTTTGCAAGCAGCTCCGGTAATTATAGAAGATGATGCGTTCATCGGTTCACGTTGTATCGTGGTAGAAGGTGTTCGTGTTGGTAAAGAAGCTGTTTTAGGAGCGAATGTTTGTTTGACAATGTCCACCAAAATTATCGACGTTACAGGACCTGAGCCAATCGAAACGAAAGGTTATGTACCAGAACGATCAGTTGTGATCCCTGGAAGTTATACGAAGAAATTTCCTGCAGGAGAATACCAGGTTCCTTGCGCATTGATCATCGGAAAAAGAAAAGAATCGACAGACAAGAAAACCTCTCTTAATGATGCTTTGAGAGAAAATAATGTAGCAGTTTAATAACTATCGATTTTAAACTTATATTTGTCATTCTAATGAGAATTTAAACTTCTTGTTAGAATGACATTTTTTTTAAACTAATCAACCTATCAAAGCTATTGTGAAACAGAAGTTCTTGAAACTGATTTCAGATTACAGAATTATCTTTGTAATCTATATTATTGTTGCAGCGTTGACTGCGTACAGCAAATACAAAAGAGGAACTGGAGGTTATAATAACTATCTGATTTTCAAAAATGTATTTTACAATACGTTACAAGAAAGAAATATTTTCTCGCAATATCCTGACTTGTTTTTTGATAGCAATCATTACGGTGTATTTTTCAGTCTTTTGATTGCTCCTTTTGCTATGATGCCAGATGGTTTTGGTGCAGTTTTATGGAATGTTGCCGGAACTTTGGTTTTCCTGTATGCTATTTACAAACTTCCTTTTTCGGATAGAAAGAAATCGTTTTTTGCTTGGCTTTGTCTTCAGGAATTTATCACCGCGGCAACTTATTTTCAGTTTAATATTATTTTGACAGGATTATTGATGTTGTCAGCGATTTATATTTATGAAAGGAAAGAGACGCAATCAGCTTTCGCCATTCTTATTGGTGTTTTTGTGAAAATCTATGGAGTTGTGGGACTTTCCGCTTTTTTCTTTGTTAAAAACAAAACCAAATTCATTATTTCATTAATCATAATCTCAATTTTATTTTTTGTTTTGCCGATGTTGATTTCAAGTCCAAAATTTGGTATTCAATCCTACTTTGATTGGTACACTTCGTTATCTGGAAAAAATTTGGAAAATCAAGCTTTGGGAACACGTCAGGATTATTCATTAATGGGTGTTGTGAGAAGAATTTTAGGCGATGCTACTATTTCTAATCTTATCTTTTTGATTCCCGGATTTGTTTTGTTCATGTTACCTTATCTCAGAACTAAACAATTCAAATTTTTACCATTTCAAATGATGATTTTGGCTTCCACACTATTATTTGTCGTCCTTTTCAGCTCAGGTTCCGAGAGTCCAACTTATATCATTGCAGTTGCAGGTGTCATGCTTTGGTTTTTGATGCAGAAAAAATTATCAAAAATTGACATTAGCTTATTGATTTTTGTAATGATTTTCACTTGTTTTGCATTTTCGGATTTATTTCCAAAATTTATAAAAGAAGATATTTTTATCAAATATTCCACTAAGGCAATTCCTTGTATATTAATCTGGTTTAGAGTGATGTATGAATTGCTGACAAAGGATTTTGAAAAAGATTATAAATTGGACTGATAACTAGACCAATAATATTAATATAAGCAGATGAAAAAGATTTCCATCGTGATTCCGGCTTATAATGAAGAAGGTAACTTATCCATAATCCACGGCGAGATCAAAAAAGTGTTTTTGAACCTTCCTGATTATGATTATGAGATAATATATGTGAATGATGGCAGTCGGGATGCAACCCAAAAGACTTTAGAAGAGATTTCATCTAATTGTCCTAAGCTAAAATATCTGGAATTTTCAAGAAATTTTGGACATCAGAATGCTGTAAAAGCCGGAATGGATTATGCGGATGGAAATGCTGTGATTTCTATGGACGCAGATATGCAACATCCTCCAACGATGATTCCTGATATGATTAAAAAATGGGAAGAAGGCTACGATGTGGTTTATACCATCAGAAAATATTCTAAAAATATTAGTTTTTTCAAGAGAAA
Protein-coding sequences here:
- a CDS encoding 2,3,4,5-tetrahydropyridine-2,6-dicarboxylate N-succinyltransferase — translated: MSLQEKIEKAWDNRDLLKEEEYQNAVREVVAKLDAGELRTAEPTENGWQINEWVKKGVVMYFPIQTMETIEVGPFEFHDKIPLKKNYAEKGVRVVPHAIARHGSFVASGVIMMPSYVNIGAYVDSGTMVDTWATVGSCAQIGKNVHLSGGVGIGGVLEPLQAAPVIIEDDAFIGSRCIVVEGVRVGKEAVLGANVCLTMSTKIIDVTGPEPIETKGYVPERSVVIPGSYTKKFPAGEYQVPCALIIGKRKESTDKKTSLNDALRENNVAV
- a CDS encoding C40 family peptidase is translated as MKKSVLVIIFSIILVSCGASKSTKKYSYKKPATSKSTSLKKLNSNYSGSVSGTRSSVLDNAENYLGTPYKYAGNTKAGFDCSGLVCKVFDENKIQMPRRSSDQAKQGKLINVSEARPGDLLFFATAGGSAVTHVGIVHDILNNGEVTFIHASTSKGVIISSLNEAYWNKAFLFARSVL
- the lat gene encoding L-lysine 6-transaminase translates to MNTIVHENKVKETLGKHILADGFDFVMDFEKSHGSYIVDRLTGKEYLDMFSMFASASVGYNHPYILEKANWLGRLATYKPTLSDVYLQEYADFMEVFSRVAIPKELPYCFFVEGGALAVENALKTAFDWKTRKNWQKNIDKEAGMVIHFKQSFHGRSGYTLSLTNTSDPRKHQYFPKFDWPRITNPKLNFPITEDNLEETIKHEQLALLHIQEAILTNPDQVACIIIEPIQAEGGDNHFRNEFFTELRKICDENEILLILDEVQTGIGMTGKMWAFQHLDIIPDVITFGKKTQVCGILANKEKLDEVEHHVFVESSRINSTFGGNFIDMLRFQLVLEIIENENLIENSKIVGEFLLDGLKKLAQKFPENISAARGKGLMCAFDLKDGESREWLRSKLYDEGIIILTCGDQSLRFRPHLNVTKEEIQIILDKINSIFENLI
- a CDS encoding putative signal transducing protein, giving the protein MDATTRVAVYESNSPQEIQLIKFRLEDAGIKCDVENSYLSFLSTPTATNTFIKVDIKDEKKAFDIIDEYLKSNQN
- the amaB gene encoding L-piperidine-6-carboxylate dehydrogenase; the protein is MSSISILENLKRLGISTENNGTSTGLEFFSSGQNIDSFSPVDGNKIASVKTSDAGDYEKVVTKAQEAYREFRQVPSPKRGDLVRQFGNKLREYKDDLGKLVSYEMGKSLQEGLGEVQEMIDICDFAVGLSRQLHGYTMHSERPGHRMYEQYHPLGIVGVISAFNFPVAVWSWNAALAWICGNVVIWKPSEKTPLCAIACQNIFAEVTRENGLPEGISSLVIADHEIGDKLVNDKRIALVSFTGSTRVGRIVGKNVAERFGKSILELGGNNAIIITENADLNMSIIGAVFGAVGTAGQRCTSTRRLIIHESVYDEVKNRLVKAYGQLKIGNPLDETNHVGPLIDKSAVKQYQDSIEKCKSEGGNFIVEGGVLEGDNYNSGCYVKPCIAEVENGYEIVQHETFAPILYLIKYKTLEEAIAIQNDVPQGLSSAIMTQNLREAELFLSNGGSDCGIANVNIGTSGAEIGGAFGGEKETGGGRESGSDVWKYYMRRQTNTINYTSSLPLAQGIKFDLD
- a CDS encoding glycosyltransferase family 87 protein codes for the protein MKQKFLKLISDYRIIFVIYIIVAALTAYSKYKRGTGGYNNYLIFKNVFYNTLQERNIFSQYPDLFFDSNHYGVFFSLLIAPFAMMPDGFGAVLWNVAGTLVFLYAIYKLPFSDRKKSFFAWLCLQEFITAATYFQFNIILTGLLMLSAIYIYERKETQSAFAILIGVFVKIYGVVGLSAFFFVKNKTKFIISLIIISILFFVLPMLISSPKFGIQSYFDWYTSLSGKNLENQALGTRQDYSLMGVVRRILGDATISNLIFLIPGFVLFMLPYLRTKQFKFLPFQMMILASTLLFVVLFSSGSESPTYIIAVAGVMLWFLMQKKLSKIDISLLIFVMIFTCFAFSDLFPKFIKEDIFIKYSTKAIPCILIWFRVMYELLTKDFEKDYKLD